The Methanococcoides methylutens MM1 genome has a window encoding:
- a CDS encoding metallophosphoesterase, whose product MKIIAVSDTHLKGGIIPPTFKSLIDDCDIVLHAGDFTTMECYQAFASTGKLKAVHGNSDDSELKKLLPEKLVFDVDGVKFGLVHEGALSIMDTTPLRYLALEMGVDVLVFGHIHRPLIEQSDVILICPGSPTSPRMSDPSVVEITIDNGNVSANIIEIEGHSCGYIDFSRKLKDEN is encoded by the coding sequence ATGAAGATCATTGCTGTTTCTGATACACACCTTAAAGGAGGAATCATCCCTCCTACGTTCAAGAGCCTCATTGATGATTGCGATATAGTACTTCATGCAGGCGATTTTACAACGATGGAGTGTTACCAGGCCTTTGCGTCCACAGGTAAGCTAAAAGCAGTACACGGAAATTCTGATGATAGTGAACTAAAGAAACTGTTGCCTGAGAAGCTCGTGTTTGACGTTGATGGTGTGAAATTCGGACTCGTCCATGAAGGAGCACTATCTATTATGGATACAACCCCACTGCGTTACCTGGCACTCGAAATGGGAGTTGATGTCCTCGTATTTGGACATATACACAGACCACTTATCGAACAGAGTGATGTGATACTTATATGCCCGGGCTCTCCCACAAGCCCACGTATGTCTGACCCATCTGTTGTGGAGATCACTATTGACAATGGTAATGTCTCTGCGAACATAATAGAGATAGAAGGGCATTCATGCGGATATATTGATTTTTCCCGCAAGCTTAAGGATGAAAACTGA
- a CDS encoding RPA family protein: protein MAGYVREVSRRIFAQELRESSLTFKDGDDQYSPQYLLTPTGAKVNRLFIVGTLIEKEDIGTDSEYWRGRVSDPTGSFMIYAGQYQPEAAQFLSECETPAFIAIVGKPSTYATAEGTVLTSVRPESISLVDGATRDLWVADTARRTLERIRELDSMDPNVVKAKEHYDTDAVKYSSMVKEALVSLKETI, encoded by the coding sequence ATGGCCGGATATGTAAGGGAAGTTTCACGTCGTATCTTTGCACAGGAGCTAAGGGAATCCAGTCTGACGTTCAAGGACGGGGATGACCAGTACTCTCCACAGTATCTTTTAACTCCTACCGGTGCAAAGGTCAATCGCCTTTTCATCGTGGGTACTCTGATAGAAAAAGAGGATATAGGGACTGATTCAGAATACTGGAGAGGTCGGGTATCAGACCCAACTGGTTCTTTTATGATATATGCAGGGCAGTATCAGCCCGAGGCAGCGCAGTTCCTTTCAGAATGTGAGACACCTGCCTTTATTGCGATAGTAGGAAAGCCAAGTACCTATGCAACAGCGGAGGGTACTGTCCTGACATCCGTCAGGCCTGAATCCATTTCATTGGTTGATGGTGCAACGCGTGACCTCTGGGTTGCAGACACTGCGAGAAGGACTCTCGAACGTATCAGGGAACTTGACAGTATGGATCCGAATGTAGTCAAGGCAAAGGAGCACTACGATACGGATGCTGTAAAGTATTCCTCGATGGTAAAAGAGGCCTTGGTATCACTGAAGGAAACGATCTGA
- a CDS encoding replication protein A, whose amino-acid sequence MDKTAENIKNRFLELGVDIPIENITERLDKLITKFKVPLDEARRSVIAYFLKEYNIDRNDFFASSGSTPLVKINEANEGGKWVNVRGKVVQLWDNSHESVSQVGLIGDDTGTIKFIKWARDDIPDIQEGNSYQFNNVVINEWNGRFEITLNKNTVIEEISDDINVVSNIMSSPGEGQPAPMVDISDITEDGKWISMRVKLSQLWDNTHESISQVGLIGDATGTIKFIKWTSADLPDFEEGKSYLLNNVVAQEWNDRFEVTLNKNSSIEELDEDVEVGNSSLTFSGVMVDVQSGSGLIKRCPECNRALTKGACMEHGKVDGVYDLRIKAVIDDGNIAQEAILKRDLAEQLSGMTLDEAISMAADALDQGVVLDQMRLKLLGRYFTVTGSKMDRYILVDSIEDQAELNPETIDELISEAEVL is encoded by the coding sequence ATGGATAAAACAGCAGAGAATATCAAGAACAGGTTCCTGGAACTTGGTGTGGATATACCAATTGAGAACATTACTGAAAGGCTTGACAAACTTATCACAAAGTTCAAGGTCCCTCTGGACGAGGCCCGCAGAAGTGTCATAGCATATTTCCTGAAAGAATATAACATTGACCGGAACGACTTTTTTGCAAGCTCGGGATCAACCCCTCTTGTGAAGATCAATGAGGCAAATGAGGGTGGAAAATGGGTGAATGTCCGGGGGAAGGTCGTACAACTCTGGGATAATTCTCATGAGTCAGTTTCCCAGGTGGGCCTTATAGGCGATGATACCGGAACGATCAAGTTCATCAAATGGGCACGTGATGATATCCCCGATATCCAGGAAGGCAATAGCTACCAGTTCAATAATGTTGTTATCAATGAGTGGAACGGAAGGTTCGAGATAACCCTAAACAAGAACACTGTTATTGAAGAGATCTCTGATGATATCAATGTTGTTTCCAATATTATGTCCTCTCCGGGAGAAGGCCAGCCTGCACCAATGGTGGACATTTCTGATATCACAGAAGATGGGAAATGGATCTCCATGAGGGTGAAATTATCACAGCTCTGGGACAATACTCATGAATCAATATCCCAGGTAGGTCTGATAGGTGACGCTACTGGTACTATCAAATTCATTAAATGGACAAGTGCTGATCTCCCTGACTTTGAAGAGGGAAAAAGTTATCTTTTAAATAATGTGGTCGCACAGGAATGGAATGACAGGTTCGAGGTTACTCTTAACAAGAACAGTTCAATTGAGGAGCTTGATGAGGACGTTGAGGTTGGAAATTCATCTCTTACTTTCAGTGGTGTGATGGTGGATGTTCAGTCAGGATCCGGTCTCATAAAACGTTGTCCTGAGTGCAACAGGGCGCTGACCAAAGGAGCATGCATGGAGCATGGAAAGGTGGATGGTGTCTATGACCTTCGTATCAAGGCAGTTATTGATGACGGCAATATTGCACAGGAAGCAATTCTGAAGAGAGACCTTGCGGAACAATTGTCCGGCATGACTCTCGATGAGGCGATCTCCATGGCAGCAGATGCTCTTGACCAGGGCGTTGTCCTTGACCAGATGAGACTTAAGCTTCTGGGCAGGTATTTCACTGTTACAGGTTCCAAGATGGATCGTTACATCCTTGTTGATTCTATTGAAGATCAGGCGGAGCTGAATCCGGAAACGATTGATGAACTTATTTCAGAGGCGGAGGTGTTGTAA